Proteins encoded by one window of Culicoides brevitarsis isolate CSIRO-B50_1 chromosome 2, AGI_CSIRO_Cbre_v1, whole genome shotgun sequence:
- the LOC134828604 gene encoding protein naked cuticle homolog yields MAGNIVKWWRHKILGGYKQFSVLQECQTDSEELIYQARAPSSCSAPPDLLIGSDPEHKIINKSGRKSPSSHTKKQRKEINRNRKSTALGKDGSNDGGSDDRVRLEEFTCDVSLEDDSKQQPLQFSFTLYDLDGHGKITKDDIAGIVSTIYESIGKSVVVPHYGSKTINVRLTVSPDSKTRPHYNNTKKDEISRRNRCRPRKLISDEDEVDEENCSETSCEKQRKRNDETNRLSKDCSTTTTATTATDSENRELMANNKTRVCFNDTSNECFNNKLTNVKQNGTPRRDDIYENVNNLKAKQDEDYLIDMNSCHNEEYKNNDIDNCNIICKECPVESCPFDLVVQKSNKKRLIRKSRSRKQKNVSNDANVKPRARSLSVGHENLWKNDIRNEEQQCWKSPLKRHELIEIIRESMEKNRLCFQPNRKSIETPTKHRNRSHTMTTKVIDALNQVNVTPKHVSNGSAHHESNLCGYDSFLHATICTNAKNGVHLSSSPMVITGPNRLTHHHNKNRLRTKHHHTNYHQVAAPQTQHPSRETAPMKLSTSLLNQLNPNLSAEQKINRSINHVELWLETKDIRGSQTNNELIVMKNTLDDKSCLNNNNHVNNNNKPTNLDTPPRKNNDFTETELKITEDDFVDIVSPKKTFNKEVLISSATRKHIKTQHNNVDNEPTTPNNQRTDTSKTYVLEYASIPVTAEPSECENLLLKDAEDENGAQPTTLQANGSGTENAGSTTTSNTTPSTVHRYVHIHHHYHHFNAEDEE; encoded by the exons tgcttCAAGAATGCCAGACAGACTCTGAGGAACTGATATACCAAGCACGTGCTCCCTCGTCGTGTAGCGCGCCGCCAGACTTACTCATTGGCAGTGACCCAGAACACAAAATCATCAACAAAAGCGGCCGCAAAAGTCCTTCGTCGCATACGAAGAAACAGCGAAAGGAAATTAATCGCAACCGAAAGTCAACAGCACTCGGCAAGGACGGCAGTAATGACGGTGGTTCCGACGATCGTGTGAGATTAGAG gaatttacCTGCGACGTCAGTTTGGAGGATGACAGCAAACAACAGCCGCTTCAGTTCTCCTTCACGCTGTACGACTTGGATGGCCATGGCAAAATAACCAAAGATGATATCGCGGGAATTGTCTCGACGATTTACGAATCGATCGGCAAGTCTGTCGTTGTGCCGCATTACGGCAGCAAAACCATCAACGTTCGCTTAACCGTTTCGCCCGATTCGAAAACCAGACCGCACTATAACAACACGAAAAAAGACGAAATATCTCGGCGAAACCGGTGTCGCCCAAGAAAACTCATTTCCGATGAAGATGAAGTCGATGAGGAAAATTGCAGCGAAACGTCGTGCGAAAAGCAACGAAAACGCAACGATGAGACAAATCGTCTGTCGAAAGACTGTTCGACGACAACAACTGCCACAACAGCTACCGATTCGGAAAATCGCGAATTAATGGCGAACAACAAGACACGCGTTTGCTTCAACGACACCTCAAACGAGTGTTTCAACAACAAATTAACGAATGTCAAGCAGAATGGCACGCCGCGACGCGACGACATCTACGAAAACGTGAACAATCTGAAGGCGAAGCAAGACGAGGACTATTTAATTGACATGAACAGTTGCCATAATGAGGAATACAAGAACAATGACATCGATAATTGCAATATAATCTGCAAGGAATGTCCCGTGGAGTCGTGTCCGTTCGATCTGGTCGtgcaaaaaagcaacaaaaagcgTCTCATACGGAAATCCAGATCGCGCAAACAGAAAAACGTCTCAAATGACGCCAATGTGAAGCCTCGTGCGAGAAGTCTCTCGGTTGGAcatgaaaatttgtggaaaaatgaCATTCGGAATGAGGAGCAACAATGCTGGAAAAGCCCATTGAAGCGACATGAACTAATTGAGATCATCCGAGAAAGTATGGAGAAGAATCGTTTGTGTTTTCAACCCAATAG aaaATCCATTGAAACTCCAACGAAACACCGAAATCGTTCGCACACGATGACAACGAAGGTCATTGATGCCCTCAACCAAGTCAATGTCACGCCAAAACACGTTTCCAACGGCAGCGCTCATCACGAATCCAATCTCTGTGGCTACGATTCCTTCCTGCACGCCACAATTTGCACAAATGCCAAAAACGGAGTACATCTCTCTTCGAGCCCAATGGTCATCACGGGACCCAATCGTCTTACCCATCATCACAACAAAAATCGTCTTCGCACCAAACATCATCACACAAATTATCATCAAGTTGCTGCACCGCAAACGCAACATCCGTCACGCGAAACGGCACCCATGAAGCTCAGCACGTCGCTCCTGAACCAACTCAACCCAAATCTCTCGGCGGAACAAAAGATAAATCGCAGTATTAACCATGTCGAGTTGTGGCTCGAGACGAAAGACATTCGCGGAAGTCAAACCAACAACGAATTGATCGTCATGAAGAACACGCTCGACGACAAATCGTGTCTCAATAACAACAATCacgtaaacaacaacaacaaacccACAAATTTGGATACGCCGCCACGCAAAAATAACGATTTCACCGAAACCGAACTGAAAATCACGGAAGATGACTTTGTCGACATTGTCTCACCAAAGAAAACGTTCAACAAGGAGGTCCTGATTTCGTCCGCGACACGCAAACACATCAAGACCCAACACAACAACGTCGACAACGAACCAACGACGCCCAATAATCAACGAACGGACACCTCAAAAACGTACGTTTTGGAGTATGCTTCGATTCCCGTCACTGCTGAGCCAAGCGAATgcgaaaatttacttttgaaagaCGCGGAAGACGAGAACGGGGCACAACCTACAACGCTCCAAGCGAACGGCAGCGGCACAGAAAACGCTGGATCAACAACTACCTCAAACACAACGCCATCTACCGTGCATCGATATGTCCACATTCACCATCATTATCATCACTTTAACGCAGAAGATGAGGAATGA
- the LOC134832912 gene encoding uncharacterized protein LOC134832912, translating into MSGIQLQDLDLTLEDVKTMLRRHYELNGTKKCPKINEIVIRTLGDVPAGIMSSHFIITVTLEDVNENETTWSCFVKRTPKDDFGSKYAEDLETFDKEGNIYQKLIPALQEIAKGRTPWTAVCYLTKGIDLIALDNLTLQGFVPSISGRLLDFDHLSVVMKALARMNAASIALEVKHSKPLTEIFPNLLRENGYPTTNTPGYRQLGVQSFTKTVQHFVKLLSAEGKVKYEKFSTEELVEMVPKIMQELFELVKPSTKFRNVFNQSDLWANNILFKYENNEKVVDCRLVDFQFSRYAPPMYDICTLLLTSTPRKFKEDNVEALLDLYFASLTNEMSIFGLQAEQYLTRKELSDSFKVYNKAALIESLCFFQTIYLPEEKWSDLVKTPQTFEDFVLNKHTEICSKVFETHAGYRNKITEIIQELLDVSLLSQ; encoded by the coding sequence ATGTCCGGAATTCAATTGCAAGATCTCGACCTCACCCTCGAGGATGTCAAAACGATGCTACGGAGACATTACGAGCTCAATGGAACCAAAAAATGTCCCAAAATCAATGAAATTGTGATCCGTACTCTCGGAGACGTTCCCGCTGGCATCATGTCGTCGCATTTTATCATCACCGTAACCTTGGAAGATGTCAATGAGAatgaaaccacgtggtcttGCTTTGTAAAGCGAACCcctaaagatgattttggcTCAAAATACGCCGAAGACTTGGAAACGTTCGACAAGGAAGGCAACATTTATCAGAAATTGATACCAGCGTTGCAGGAAATTGCAAAAGGACGCACTCCCTGGACCGCTGTTTGTTACTTAACGAAGGGAATAGACCTAATAGCCTTAGATAACTTAACATTACAAGGGTTTGTGCCTTCCATTTCGGGTCGTTTACTGGATTTCGATCATCTGAGTGTCGTAATGAAGGCTCTGGCACGCATGAATGCCGCTTCCATCGCATTAGAAGTGAAACATTCCAAGCCTTTGACggaaattttcccaaatttacTGCGTGAAAATGGATATCCAACAACAAATACGCCCGGATATCGTCAATTGGGGGTCCAATCATTCACGAAAACCGTTCAACATTTCGTTAAATTGCTTTCCGCTGAAGGAAAAGTCAAGtacgagaaattttcaacGGAGGAACTTGTCGAAATGGTGCCAAAAATCATGCAGGAACTGTTCGAACTTGTCAAACCATCCACGAAATTCCGCAATGTCTTCAACCAATCAGATCTGTGGGCCAACAATATCTTGTTTAAgtatgaaaataatgaaaaagtcgTCGATTGTCGTTTGGTAGACTTTCAATTTTCGCGATATGCTCCCCCGATGTACGATATTTGtactttattattaacatCGACGCCTCGAAAGTTCAAGGAAGATAACGTCGAAGCACTTCTTGACCTTTATTTTGCATCTTTAACTAATGAAATGAGCATTTTTGGGTTGCAAGCTGAACAATATCTCACGAGGAAGGAGTTGAGCGACAGCTTTAAGGTTTATAACAAAGCAGCTTTGATCGAAAGTCTCTGCTTTTTCCAAACAATTTACTTGCCGGAAGAGAAATGGAGCGATTTGGTCAAGACTCCGCAGACTTTTGAGGACTTTGTGTTGAATAAACACACGGAAATTTGCTCAAAAGTGTTCGAAACTCACGCTGGGTACCGCaacaaaattactgaaattatTCAAGAACTGTTGGATGTCTCACTTTTATCACAATAA